In the genome of Thermosphaera aggregans DSM 11486, one region contains:
- the guaA gene encoding glutamine-hydrolyzing GMP synthase encodes MSGENLLIPGGTILVVDYGGQYAHLIARRLRELGVLAVITPYTRVGDADLSKYSAIVLSGSHRSVLETDPDVLESARRILSNSGIPVLGVCFGHQLIAKTLGGVVEKGCGEYGRVVVKLVERDELFNGWEGEEYVWMSHGDCVSKPPPGSRVLAVSENGVTAALKIELKGRVVYTVQFHPEVSHTVKGLALLDNFARLAGVERKWVRNTYYALVEAELEKYRGVEGPVIAAVSGGVDSTVAAAVARKVLGDRVIPVLVDHGLFREGEVEEVVEKLSATGLKPLVLDERERFLSRLEGVVDCEERRRIIGEEFAKVFDQVMEAEGARLFVQGTTYPDIVESGGTVVADRIKSHHNVAGLPSWFREKYLVAEPLKHLYKDEVREVARMLGVPGYFVERHPFPGPGLAVRVIGVFTREKLEVCRRASAIVEQVLRRHGLLDKVWQAFAVVGDDKWVGVKGDARRVGYVVIVRIVESSDAMTADYFKPPYSVLDEVSREITRSIEDVTMVAYAVTTKPPSTIEPC; translated from the coding sequence ATGTCGGGGGAAAACTTACTCATACCTGGCGGAACCATCCTAGTCGTCGATTATGGAGGACAGTACGCCCACTTAATAGCTAGGAGGCTGAGGGAGCTAGGGGTTCTAGCTGTCATAACACCTTACACCAGGGTTGGAGACGCGGACTTGTCGAAGTATTCAGCGATAGTTTTATCGGGGAGCCACAGGAGTGTTCTCGAAACGGATCCGGACGTGCTGGAGTCAGCCCGCAGAATCCTGAGCAACTCGGGCATACCTGTCCTAGGGGTTTGCTTCGGCCACCAGCTCATCGCTAAAACGCTTGGAGGCGTCGTGGAGAAAGGGTGTGGGGAGTACGGGAGGGTGGTGGTTAAGCTGGTGGAGCGGGATGAGCTTTTCAACGGCTGGGAAGGAGAAGAATACGTGTGGATGAGCCACGGCGACTGCGTATCCAAGCCTCCTCCCGGAAGCAGGGTTCTCGCCGTCTCGGAGAACGGGGTCACGGCTGCTTTAAAGATAGAGCTGAAGGGGAGGGTGGTCTACACCGTCCAGTTCCACCCCGAGGTGTCGCACACGGTGAAGGGGTTGGCGCTCCTGGATAATTTCGCGAGGCTGGCAGGGGTTGAGAGGAAATGGGTTAGGAACACCTATTACGCTCTAGTGGAGGCTGAGCTTGAAAAATACAGGGGGGTTGAAGGGCCCGTGATCGCTGCCGTGAGCGGCGGCGTCGACTCAACGGTGGCCGCTGCTGTCGCCAGGAAAGTCCTGGGGGACAGGGTTATCCCGGTGCTGGTTGACCACGGCCTCTTCCGCGAGGGGGAGGTGGAGGAGGTTGTCGAGAAGCTTTCAGCAACAGGCCTTAAACCGTTAGTCCTTGATGAGAGGGAGAGGTTTCTGTCAAGGCTTGAGGGAGTTGTAGACTGCGAGGAGAGGAGGAGGATCATAGGTGAGGAGTTTGCCAAAGTGTTCGACCAGGTGATGGAGGCGGAGGGAGCCAGGCTCTTCGTCCAGGGGACCACCTACCCGGACATCGTTGAGAGCGGGGGGACAGTGGTTGCCGACAGGATCAAGTCCCACCACAACGTTGCAGGGCTTCCTTCATGGTTTAGGGAGAAGTACCTGGTGGCTGAGCCGTTGAAGCATTTGTACAAGGATGAGGTCAGGGAGGTTGCGAGAATGCTTGGAGTTCCCGGCTACTTCGTCGAGAGACACCCTTTCCCGGGCCCAGGGCTTGCTGTCAGGGTAATAGGGGTTTTCACCAGGGAGAAGCTTGAGGTTTGCCGGAGGGCTTCCGCAATAGTTGAGCAAGTATTGAGAAGGCATGGGCTGCTCGACAAGGTTTGGCAGGCGTTCGCTGTCGTTGGGGATGATAAGTGGGTTGGGGTTAAGGGGGATGCTAGGAGGGTTGGCTACGTGGTGATAGTGAGAATTGTTGAAAGCAGCGACGCCATGACGGCTGATTATTTTAAACCACCCTACAGTGTTCTAGACGAGGTTTCGAGAGAGATCACGAGGAGTATTGAGGACGTAACCATGGTTGCCTACGCTGTGACCACTAAGCCCCCCAGCACGATCGAGCCCTGCTGA
- a CDS encoding radical SAM protein encodes MKTAYFIPKHKYKPVSLTGGWCALSCKFCSRKYIENMVHATPSSFTDIIAQLYSEGVRGVLLSGGFRRDASLPIEPYIEPLRMVRKAFNLVISAHLGLTRNKDLLGELKDLIDVVDFEFTLNPYIVNEIRMLHTSPSTYVEVLKHMLDAGLRVVPHVFAWHPGFNPEVFRAELKALSDLGVGEATLLVYIEPAAWEEAARISRSVVENVELARSVFPGKIYMGCMRPWYVKPLADQELVEKELVDRIANPYHKVVNAYPGEAYDACCSIPLSADTEKIFRVKH; translated from the coding sequence TTGAAAACAGCCTACTTCATCCCGAAGCACAAGTATAAGCCCGTATCTCTCACCGGGGGCTGGTGCGCGCTCAGCTGCAAATTCTGCAGTAGAAAGTATATTGAAAACATGGTGCACGCAACCCCTTCAAGCTTCACAGACATCATAGCCCAGCTCTACTCGGAAGGGGTTAGAGGCGTGTTACTCAGCGGCGGTTTCAGGAGAGACGCCTCCCTCCCCATAGAGCCTTACATAGAGCCTCTTCGAATGGTGAGAAAGGCCTTCAACCTCGTAATCAGCGCACACCTGGGGTTGACCAGGAATAAGGACCTCCTAGGCGAGCTTAAGGATTTGATCGACGTAGTGGACTTCGAGTTCACGCTCAACCCCTACATTGTTAACGAAATCCGAATGCTACACACATCCCCGAGCACTTACGTGGAAGTGCTCAAACACATGCTGGATGCTGGGCTACGAGTAGTGCCTCACGTCTTCGCATGGCACCCCGGGTTCAACCCTGAGGTGTTCAGGGCGGAGCTCAAAGCCCTCTCAGACCTCGGGGTCGGTGAAGCAACCCTTTTAGTCTACATTGAGCCCGCCGCCTGGGAGGAGGCTGCGAGAATAAGTAGGAGCGTGGTTGAAAACGTTGAGCTCGCGAGAAGCGTTTTCCCCGGTAAAATATACATGGGGTGTATGAGGCCGTGGTACGTTAAGCCGCTCGCGGACCAGGAGCTCGTTGAAAAGGAGCTTGTGGATAGGATTGCAAACCCGTACCACAAGGTTGTGAACGCCTACCCAGGGGAAGCCTACGACGCATGCTGCTCAATACCTCTCAGCGCTGACACGGAAAAGATCTTCCGTGTGAAACATTAG
- a CDS encoding radical SAM protein, whose translation MLVRASAGTLARLGLIEFKTLEEPSTAYLLQYSEKGCNARCGFCLQSRSSRREPREWLGRVSWPAVGLGELKNSWRRVFKRICFQTVLKPGFHSEALKILGELREVDPETPSSLAITPVPEHVLEASRRLGVDAIGVGLDASTPGLFEKWDKPYSWSVYWRFIEKAVRAYGAGNVYVHLIAGLGESLREIVETMLRAHGAGCRIALFAYVDPRGSSKAGLKHYRLAQLARFLIENGLNPEQYIDLDKEWVKRDIPLNNLLEAFYTSGCPDCNRPFYNESPRGPLYNIPSARAMASYLERLKEELRSIGVEA comes from the coding sequence ATGCTGGTGAGGGCTTCCGCTGGAACATTGGCGAGGCTGGGGCTAATTGAATTTAAAACACTGGAAGAGCCTTCCACCGCTTACCTATTACAGTATTCCGAGAAGGGTTGCAACGCTAGATGCGGCTTCTGCCTACAATCCAGGAGCTCTCGCAGAGAGCCCAGGGAGTGGTTGGGCAGGGTCTCCTGGCCCGCTGTAGGCTTGGGAGAGTTGAAGAATTCGTGGAGAAGGGTGTTTAAACGGATCTGCTTCCAAACAGTTTTAAAGCCGGGCTTCCACAGCGAGGCTTTGAAAATCCTGGGGGAGCTTAGAGAGGTCGACCCGGAAACCCCCTCATCCCTGGCTATAACACCGGTCCCTGAGCACGTGCTTGAGGCTTCCAGGAGGCTGGGCGTGGACGCTATCGGAGTGGGCCTCGACGCCTCGACCCCGGGGTTGTTCGAGAAATGGGATAAGCCGTACAGCTGGAGTGTTTACTGGAGGTTTATCGAGAAGGCTGTGAGGGCTTACGGGGCTGGAAACGTTTACGTACACCTTATAGCAGGGCTCGGGGAGTCCTTGAGAGAGATTGTTGAAACCATGCTGAGGGCTCACGGAGCAGGCTGCAGGATCGCGCTGTTCGCGTATGTCGACCCGCGCGGCTCCTCGAAGGCCGGTCTGAAGCATTACAGGCTCGCCCAGCTGGCAAGGTTCCTCATAGAGAACGGTTTAAACCCGGAGCAGTACATAGACCTCGACAAGGAATGGGTGAAGAGGGATATTCCGCTGAACAACCTGCTCGAAGCATTCTACACGTCGGGTTGCCCGGACTGCAACAGGCCTTTCTACAATGAAAGCCCCCGGGGCCCCCTCTACAACATACCATCAGCCAGGGCCATGGCGAGCTATCTTGAAAGACTTAAAGAGGAGCTTAGGAGCATAGGTGTTGAAGCTTGA
- a CDS encoding lipoate--protein ligase family protein — protein MRLRAILDLGGRDVHWQMAIDEALLVLRREGLIPDTLRIYRFKPSAVTIGYFQRVRDSVNLGFLEEAGIPFTRRITGGGSVFHDENGELTYSVVLPIKGDLTDVQESYRIICDGLVKALEKLGVKAEFAPVNDILVQGRKISGSAQTRRAGYLLQHGTLMYATNLDLLEKTLAAPREKLESKGVRSIRERVVTLEQVIGRVSLEELAEALFQGFAKSLNAEVYVDELSERELEAASKLVDKYRDPGWVFKR, from the coding sequence ATGAGGCTTAGGGCTATCCTTGACCTCGGGGGACGCGATGTCCACTGGCAAATGGCTATTGATGAAGCCCTGCTAGTGCTTCGGAGAGAGGGCTTGATTCCCGACACCCTGAGAATATACAGGTTTAAGCCCAGCGCCGTCACAATAGGGTATTTCCAGAGGGTTAGGGACTCGGTCAACCTGGGGTTTCTCGAGGAAGCGGGAATACCGTTCACCCGGAGGATAACGGGTGGAGGCTCAGTTTTCCACGACGAGAACGGGGAGTTAACGTACAGCGTGGTGTTACCGATCAAGGGGGATTTAACAGATGTTCAGGAAAGCTACAGGATCATATGCGATGGTCTCGTGAAAGCGCTGGAGAAGCTTGGCGTGAAAGCGGAGTTCGCGCCCGTCAACGACATCCTGGTTCAGGGTAGGAAGATATCTGGTAGCGCTCAGACGAGGAGGGCTGGATACCTCCTCCAGCATGGCACGTTAATGTATGCGACAAACCTGGATCTTCTCGAGAAAACCCTTGCCGCGCCTCGCGAGAAGCTTGAGAGTAAAGGGGTGAGAAGCATTAGGGAAAGAGTCGTAACACTCGAGCAGGTCATAGGGCGGGTGAGCCTTGAGGAGCTGGCGGAGGCGCTCTTCCAAGGCTTCGCGAAATCTTTAAACGCAGAAGTATATGTCGACGAGCTGTCCGAGAGGGAGCTGGAGGCGGCGTCGAAACTGGTTGACAAGTACAGGGATCCAGGGTGGGTGTTTAAGAGGTGA
- a CDS encoding thioredoxin/glutaredoxin → MSIVELVVHPTCFSSYRLLKTLGEKGFLNRLRILVADKPSIGFEKKAWSVPWLLVNGEPAAADPLEPWEVEAVLEGRGLQPPADPAESFMTSVMHSSYASSLVVLWGSLEPVLDKGFAKAAYRAPLTGVDVDKALEEVRGRMRELYNEWVDKLRRTLAVAFARELYWSSNRRLTTDDLVSASRPEVIGAWLLAKASIGRVGLPSNPLGAGMANAEEISSFISKTGKGILNKVENEANTLFNDKEYWEIVNHLKNGV, encoded by the coding sequence ATGAGCATTGTCGAGCTGGTTGTCCACCCCACGTGTTTTTCAAGCTACAGGTTGTTGAAAACGCTGGGCGAGAAGGGCTTCTTAAACCGTTTGAGAATCCTGGTTGCTGACAAGCCGTCGATAGGCTTCGAGAAGAAGGCTTGGAGCGTCCCGTGGCTCCTGGTGAACGGTGAGCCAGCCGCAGCCGACCCCTTGGAGCCGTGGGAGGTTGAAGCCGTGCTCGAGGGGAGGGGCCTCCAGCCTCCCGCAGACCCGGCTGAATCCTTCATGACGAGCGTGATGCACAGTTCCTACGCTTCAAGCCTCGTAGTGCTGTGGGGGTCGCTGGAGCCCGTGCTGGATAAAGGCTTCGCCAAGGCTGCTTACAGGGCTCCCCTCACAGGAGTGGATGTCGACAAGGCTCTTGAAGAGGTAAGGGGGAGGATGAGGGAGCTTTACAATGAATGGGTTGACAAGCTTAGGAGGACTCTCGCAGTAGCCTTCGCGAGAGAACTATACTGGTCTTCGAACAGGAGGCTTACGACGGATGACCTGGTTAGTGCTTCGAGGCCGGAGGTGATCGGGGCATGGCTCCTCGCCAAGGCAAGCATTGGGAGAGTGGGGCTCCCGTCGAACCCGCTGGGCGCGGGAATGGCGAACGCCGAGGAGATCTCAAGCTTCATATCTAAAACCGGGAAGGGAATCCTCAACAAGGTCGAGAACGAGGCGAACACTCTGTTCAACGATAAGGAGTATTGGGAGATAGTTAATCATTTAAAAAACGGGGTTTGA
- a CDS encoding DNA topoisomerase IV subunit A, whose amino-acid sequence MVTKADLQARARASELMKKRFLEISQLIVKGERPVLVMPKRTLSNTIYDHKNKLLLLGPETLKRSFTDVNEARKFMQTMLMASIIYDSLVNNEYPTIRDLYYRGKHTISYRDIDGKIVHENSWEEQKESDSVIRDLEVFLNVLREELLILSKEKGKVVGNLVIRSGDDTIDLSRMGHGAYSIEPTPDLIEFKDVDAEYVLVVEKDAVFQQLHRYGFWRKNKAILVTSAGQPDRATRRFVRRLNEELKLPVYVLADSDPYGYYIYSVFKIGSITLSYESERLATPGAKFIGVMMTDVFGDAPFTEVLAKLDKGFPGMPKSSLARLRGKKAYLDEKERKNYIIKAKQKDIERAVELVGFEVADVCMDEGDLKSKVKKRKEGLTGYPWFRSPEWVRELCIFFKTLSKLEIEAMASKGLKFLADDYIPEKIETKDWID is encoded by the coding sequence ATGGTTACAAAGGCAGACCTGCAGGCAAGGGCAAGGGCTAGTGAGCTGATGAAGAAGAGGTTTCTCGAAATATCCCAGTTGATCGTAAAGGGGGAGAGGCCCGTCCTCGTAATGCCCAAGAGAACCCTTTCCAACACCATCTACGACCACAAGAACAAGCTACTCCTGCTGGGGCCGGAGACGTTGAAGAGGAGCTTCACCGATGTCAACGAGGCGAGGAAGTTCATGCAGACGATGCTGATGGCCTCAATAATCTACGACTCGCTAGTCAACAACGAGTACCCTACAATACGTGATCTCTACTACAGGGGCAAGCACACCATCTCTTACAGGGATATCGACGGGAAGATAGTGCACGAGAACAGCTGGGAGGAGCAGAAGGAGTCCGACAGCGTTATAAGGGACTTGGAGGTTTTCCTCAACGTTCTCAGGGAGGAACTGCTCATCCTCAGCAAGGAGAAGGGTAAGGTTGTCGGCAACCTGGTTATCAGGAGCGGGGACGACACCATTGATTTAAGCAGAATGGGGCACGGGGCATACTCGATCGAGCCCACCCCGGACCTCATAGAGTTCAAGGATGTTGACGCCGAGTACGTCCTGGTTGTCGAGAAGGATGCGGTCTTCCAGCAGCTCCACAGGTATGGCTTTTGGAGGAAGAACAAGGCTATACTGGTGACGAGCGCTGGCCAGCCCGACAGGGCTACTAGGAGGTTTGTGAGAAGGCTCAACGAGGAGTTGAAGCTCCCCGTGTACGTGCTAGCGGACAGCGACCCCTACGGATACTACATCTACAGTGTCTTCAAAATAGGCAGCATAACGCTGTCCTACGAGAGCGAGAGGCTTGCAACCCCGGGGGCGAAGTTCATAGGGGTGATGATGACCGATGTCTTCGGGGACGCCCCGTTCACCGAGGTTTTAGCAAAGCTTGACAAGGGCTTCCCCGGAATGCCTAAATCATCCCTGGCAAGGCTCCGCGGCAAGAAGGCCTACCTGGATGAGAAGGAGAGGAAGAACTATATTATCAAGGCCAAGCAGAAGGATATTGAAAGAGCCGTCGAGCTCGTCGGATTCGAAGTAGCAGACGTCTGCATGGATGAGGGTGACTTGAAAAGCAAGGTTAAGAAGAGGAAAGAGGGCTTGACGGGCTACCCATGGTTCAGAAGCCCCGAGTGGGTTAGGGAGCTCTGCATATTCTTCAAAACACTCAGCAAGCTCGAGATCGAGGCAATGGCCAGCAAGGGTCTTAAATTCCTAGCCGACGACTACATCCCGGAGAAGATTGAGACAAAGGATTGGATAGACTAG
- a CDS encoding DNA topoisomerase VI subunit B → MSNSVEGVEKYRAISPAEFFYKYREIAGFSNPVRALYQTVRELYENALDATDAHGILPDVKISIKRVDEIQEYYRVTVEDNGIGLPPDVVPNAFGKVLFSSKYVLKQTRGMYGLGVKMAVLYGQMTTGRPVEVITSKQGFKRIYYFKLRIDVNKNEPVILERGTWRKSRDWHGTIVSITLEGDWARAKPKIMEYLSRSVVVTPYANIIFLTPENEIIYYPRAISILPRPPVEVKPHPFGVDLEMMKQLKELSASDTVKDLLIKNFQSVGESTATEVLNRAGVDPSKPAGSLGEDELLRIVNAIKGFENLRPPSAKAISPLGREIIVTGLSRMFKPEFVEAVTRRPQVYHGHPFIVEAGVAYGGGTPQSEMDKPVILRYANKIPLLYDEGSDVTTFVIKEDINWANYSIAFPAPLVVLVHVCSTKIPFKGVGKESIADVPEIRREIRLALMEVLRRLKIYLVRKAREEEVKRRVVLLAKYIPEIARSLHTIVRGEDGIDQELLKQKLVEIVAKRAGLSLEEVARSVETVEIGT, encoded by the coding sequence ATGTCGAACAGTGTCGAGGGCGTTGAGAAGTATAGGGCGATAAGCCCTGCCGAGTTTTTCTACAAGTACAGGGAGATTGCTGGTTTCTCAAACCCTGTTAGAGCATTGTACCAGACTGTGAGAGAGCTTTACGAGAACGCTTTGGACGCGACCGATGCCCACGGAATACTCCCCGACGTCAAGATATCCATTAAGAGGGTTGACGAGATCCAGGAGTACTACAGGGTGACTGTGGAGGATAACGGCATAGGCTTGCCGCCAGATGTTGTTCCAAACGCTTTCGGAAAAGTACTGTTCAGCAGCAAGTATGTTCTGAAGCAGACCCGTGGAATGTACGGGCTGGGCGTTAAAATGGCAGTGCTCTACGGGCAGATGACCACTGGGAGGCCTGTTGAAGTAATCACGAGCAAGCAGGGGTTTAAGAGAATATACTACTTCAAGCTAAGGATAGATGTTAACAAGAACGAACCGGTCATCCTTGAAAGAGGAACCTGGAGGAAGAGCAGGGACTGGCACGGCACAATAGTGTCTATAACGCTCGAGGGCGACTGGGCAAGGGCTAAGCCCAAGATCATGGAGTACTTGTCGCGCTCAGTAGTGGTCACCCCCTACGCGAACATAATATTCCTGACGCCGGAGAACGAAATAATCTACTACCCCAGGGCGATAAGCATCCTGCCAAGGCCCCCTGTAGAGGTTAAACCCCACCCGTTCGGCGTCGACCTCGAGATGATGAAGCAGTTGAAAGAGTTGAGTGCTTCAGACACTGTTAAAGATCTTTTAATCAAGAACTTCCAGAGCGTTGGGGAGTCAACAGCTACGGAGGTTTTAAACCGGGCCGGGGTCGACCCTTCGAAGCCTGCTGGATCCCTTGGAGAGGATGAGCTACTGAGAATTGTGAACGCGATCAAGGGGTTTGAAAACCTCAGGCCCCCCTCAGCCAAGGCGATTTCCCCACTGGGAAGGGAGATTATTGTCACGGGATTATCCAGGATGTTCAAGCCGGAGTTCGTTGAGGCTGTGACGAGGAGGCCGCAGGTTTATCACGGACACCCGTTTATCGTGGAGGCGGGCGTCGCCTACGGGGGAGGCACACCTCAGAGCGAGATGGACAAGCCTGTGATACTTAGATATGCTAACAAGATACCGCTACTGTACGACGAGGGGAGCGATGTGACGACCTTCGTAATCAAGGAGGATATTAACTGGGCCAACTACTCAATAGCTTTCCCAGCACCCCTCGTGGTCCTAGTCCACGTGTGCAGCACAAAGATACCTTTCAAAGGAGTTGGCAAGGAGAGCATTGCCGACGTGCCCGAGATCAGGAGGGAGATAAGGCTTGCTTTAATGGAGGTTCTGCGAAGGCTGAAGATATACCTGGTGAGGAAGGCCAGGGAGGAGGAGGTTAAGAGGAGGGTTGTCCTCCTAGCCAAGTACATCCCGGAGATAGCGAGAAGCCTTCACACAATCGTGAGGGGTGAGGACGGTATCGACCAGGAACTTCTCAAGCAGAAGCTTGTCGAAATAGTTGCTAAGAGAGCCGGGCTCTCGCTCGAGGAGGTTGCCCGGAGCGTTGAAACAGTTGAAATAGGTACTTGA
- a CDS encoding carbon starvation CstA family protein has product MYPILILLIVLFIYGIAYVFYGRKILEQRVTKADPNRPTPALTKFDGVDYVPANKYVLYGHHFASIAGAGPITGPAFALNWGWGLPLIWVLFGNVFIGAVHDYLAIMSSIRHGGLSVMSISESTMGKKARYVFLAYTWFALILVLAAFLSVASSTFINVPSAATVAVLYMPLALLFGIMVYRLGVNVKVATAIALVLEVVLVYASYYTQLVMPGDAPVPYQTWVVMLAVYSFIAASLPVWFLLQPRDYLNAYLLWGFVALAVLAPLAIPLIGLTGPLITSFVASGATIGAIGEAAKADIAWFWPTVPLTIACGALSGFHSVVGSGTTSKQLANELDALLVGYGGMLTEGAVSSLAVILPAAIVWDFSAFASNAGLSTSTLLNAGLNVTATPTVLKLSGVSRFYTSYGLVQALMWSRLLGVESFPALYKGFSTFAAWALAAFVLTTLDTANRLARFAWVEMFDWVKARSPGIHKVIANRWVASLIPILIGAVMALPQVTDPLTGKPIYAYQLIWPAFSGTNQLLAAIALLTEALWVYAVLKVRGKISLLIMVPAVFLWVTVTSALFIWLFLVVPTLPTLYIATTGLIVVASLVLDIALVLLFVKSLRHAARA; this is encoded by the coding sequence ATGTACCCGATCCTCATACTCCTGATCGTTCTATTCATATACGGGATTGCCTACGTCTTCTATGGGAGGAAAATACTTGAGCAACGGGTCACCAAGGCGGATCCCAACAGGCCGACCCCTGCGCTGACCAAGTTCGACGGTGTCGACTATGTCCCGGCTAACAAGTATGTTCTCTACGGCCACCACTTCGCATCGATCGCTGGGGCTGGACCTATCACCGGCCCGGCGTTCGCGCTTAACTGGGGCTGGGGGCTCCCGCTGATATGGGTGTTGTTCGGCAACGTCTTCATTGGGGCTGTACACGACTACTTAGCAATAATGTCGAGCATCAGGCACGGTGGCTTATCAGTAATGAGTATTTCGGAGTCAACGATGGGGAAGAAGGCAAGGTATGTCTTCCTAGCCTACACCTGGTTCGCCCTGATCCTGGTGCTCGCGGCATTCCTCAGCGTTGCCTCGTCAACATTCATAAATGTTCCCTCAGCGGCCACGGTGGCTGTCCTCTACATGCCTCTCGCCCTGTTGTTCGGGATAATGGTGTACAGGCTGGGGGTTAACGTTAAGGTAGCGACAGCCATAGCTCTCGTCCTCGAGGTCGTGCTGGTATACGCCAGCTACTACACCCAGTTAGTCATGCCCGGCGACGCCCCCGTCCCGTATCAAACATGGGTTGTTATGCTGGCTGTTTACAGCTTCATCGCGGCTTCTCTACCAGTGTGGTTCCTCCTACAGCCTAGGGATTACTTGAACGCATACCTGCTATGGGGCTTCGTAGCCCTCGCTGTCCTAGCACCTCTCGCAATACCTCTCATAGGGTTAACCGGTCCCTTGATCACCAGCTTCGTAGCCAGCGGAGCCACTATCGGAGCGATCGGCGAGGCCGCGAAGGCTGATATAGCCTGGTTCTGGCCCACTGTCCCCCTGACGATCGCTTGTGGAGCGCTGTCAGGCTTCCACTCGGTGGTAGGCTCTGGGACAACATCCAAGCAGCTTGCCAACGAGCTCGACGCTCTCCTAGTAGGGTACGGTGGAATGTTGACGGAGGGGGCTGTGTCATCCCTAGCGGTGATCCTCCCGGCCGCCATAGTCTGGGACTTCTCAGCGTTCGCCTCTAACGCCGGCCTCTCAACCAGCACGCTTCTAAACGCTGGCTTAAACGTCACGGCAACGCCAACTGTGTTGAAACTCTCCGGGGTGTCGAGATTCTATACTTCCTACGGACTGGTTCAAGCATTGATGTGGTCGAGGCTTCTAGGGGTTGAGAGCTTCCCAGCCCTGTACAAGGGCTTCTCAACGTTCGCTGCATGGGCTCTCGCAGCCTTCGTGCTGACAACGCTTGACACTGCTAACAGGCTGGCAAGGTTTGCATGGGTGGAGATGTTCGACTGGGTTAAGGCCAGGAGCCCCGGTATTCACAAGGTGATAGCTAACAGGTGGGTTGCCTCCCTGATACCGATACTGATAGGAGCGGTAATGGCCCTGCCACAGGTGACGGATCCGTTGACGGGCAAGCCCATATATGCCTACCAGTTGATATGGCCCGCCTTCTCGGGTACTAACCAGTTGCTCGCGGCAATAGCGTTGCTCACTGAGGCGTTATGGGTTTACGCCGTCTTGAAGGTCAGGGGTAAGATCAGCCTCCTTATAATGGTTCCAGCAGTGTTCCTATGGGTCACTGTTACGTCAGCCCTCTTCATATGGCTCTTCCTCGTAGTGCCCACTCTGCCGACACTGTACATTGCTACGACAGGGCTCATAGTGGTGGCATCCCTGGTGCTCGACATCGCTCTAGTACTGTTGTTCGTTAAATCCCTGAGGCACGCGGCGAGAGCATAG
- a CDS encoding ArsA family ATPase: MVVLQDIVKPYSCCPHVVVVIGKGGVGKTTVSLLLGSALARLGRTLVLSLDPAKHLAKYVGEEVVNREHEVEYNLAVRQLDIEKEVARQADQYSGMLKYLLPSLTVLNVESVVDVVKYMPGVEEEVFLRVLSDVYASRDYSFIVVDTPPTGVTLRTLYLPVLYMVWLDKLIKVRERIVSLRYVIARTMGRKVELRDKALSMLLEMRERYSSLIGLLKNPERTSYVVVATPEPLPVYEMEETVGFLEKKLGAPVKALVLNKILPDEIAREMGVEQQQKGFIEKLSSIKKPVILISYLGRPTESFEDVKKLESLVEVVG; encoded by the coding sequence ATGGTAGTGCTCCAAGACATTGTCAAACCATACTCCTGCTGCCCACACGTTGTGGTTGTGATAGGGAAGGGGGGTGTGGGCAAGACCACGGTATCCCTGCTCCTCGGCTCGGCTCTCGCGAGGCTGGGGAGGACGCTGGTTCTAAGCCTCGACCCAGCTAAGCATTTGGCGAAGTATGTTGGGGAGGAGGTTGTAAACAGGGAGCACGAGGTCGAGTACAACCTGGCTGTAAGGCAATTAGATATTGAGAAGGAGGTTGCCAGGCAGGCGGACCAGTACTCCGGCATGCTTAAATACCTCCTCCCATCCCTCACAGTCTTGAATGTTGAGAGCGTTGTCGACGTTGTCAAGTATATGCCGGGTGTTGAGGAGGAGGTTTTCCTAAGGGTTTTAAGCGATGTCTACGCTAGCCGGGACTACAGCTTCATAGTGGTTGACACGCCTCCCACAGGGGTGACTCTTAGAACCCTCTACCTCCCAGTGCTCTACATGGTCTGGCTAGACAAGCTGATCAAGGTTAGGGAGAGGATTGTTTCCCTGAGATACGTTATCGCGAGAACCATGGGGAGGAAGGTTGAGCTGAGGGATAAGGCGTTGTCAATGCTTCTCGAAATGAGGGAGCGCTATTCAAGCCTCATAGGCTTGTTGAAGAACCCTGAGAGAACCTCCTACGTAGTGGTCGCGACCCCGGAACCCCTTCCTGTTTACGAGATGGAGGAGACGGTTGGCTTCCTGGAGAAGAAGCTCGGGGCCCCCGTCAAGGCTCTCGTGCTCAACAAGATCCTCCCCGATGAAATAGCTCGGGAAATGGGTGTGGAGCAGCAGCAAAAGGGTTTCATCGAAAAGCTATCCTCCATTAAAAAACCCGTTATCCTCATAAGCTACCTCGGGAGGCCTACGGAGAGCTTTGAGGATGTTAAGAAGCTTGAAAGCCTTGTGGAGGTGGTTGGGTGA